The genomic window AAAAAATTCTGGATTTCTTTCATCGTGATATTTATTGCGATGAGTATTTTAAGTTTCATCATTCACGGTCTGATTTTAGGACCGACTTATCAATCGGACGAAATGAAAAACATCTGGCGAGCTGATATGATGTCGAAGATGTGGATTTATTACATCGTCTATTTATTTATTTCCTTCTTTTTTGTACTAATTTTTTCAAAAGGATATACGGGTAAAGGAATCATGGAAGGTGTTCGATACGGGATATATGTCGGCTTTCTTATGTCAGTACCGATGGCATACAGCACTTATGCGATGATACCGATACCGTACTCTGTTGCAGCTCAATGGTTTGTTTATGGAATGATACAATATACTATTCTGGGCGCCATAGTAGCCGCAATATACGGGAAGACTACCAAACAAGCTGTTGCGTAATTTGATTTGAAATTATGATTTCAAGGGCGTTGTTAGTTTAAAGCGGGAACGCCCTTTTTTATTTGTTTCAAATCAGCATATTTTATAAATTGAATTCAGAATCCGTCAGTTGACAGATGAACATTAGAACAATAAATGAAGAATACAATTCCTGCCAGCTACAAACTAATTTGGCAAACCGTCAAACAGATCCCAAAAGGCAAAGTGGCGACTTACGGTCAGGTTGCAGAATTGTCCGGCTTGATAAAACAAGCCCGACTAGTAGGCTACGCGCTCCACAACCTGCCTGACGACACTAATATTCTGTGGCATCGAGTAATCAACTGGAAGGGAAAAATTTCTCTTCCTAAAAATTCGAAAATCTATAAATCGCAGCGGTTGTTTTTAAAAATAGAAAGTATTATTTTCAATAAAGACAAAATTGATTTTGAAAAATACGGTTGGTTGAACTCGTTAAATAAAAAATGGAGAAAACTATGAAACAATTTATTATATTTTGTATTGCTGTATTTGTTTTAATACCATATACAAATTCCTGTAAACGCTCCCCGACTGAGCCGGTTGAAAAAGATACAGCTAGAATAACACCTCTTAAACCCAACATTTATATCTATCCCGAAGCAAAAACCGATTTATTTGTTTCTTTAAAATTTCCAGTCGGCGGTTCAGTTACTGTTTCCGAACCTCCTTACCAAAATGGTTGGAATATCACTGTCGAACCTTCAGGTAGAATAAATGATGCTTACGATTATCTTTTTTATGAAAGTGAAAATCCTGACCTTTGTCAGTATAAGTCGGGTTGGGTTGTAAAACATACTGACCTTGCATCATTTTTCACCGATAACATGCTTGCCACAGGTTTTTCGCAGCGAGAAATTAACGACTTTTTAGATTACTGGATACCAATACTAAACTCACATCCATTTTATATTATCTATCCTCAGTATAAATC from Bacteroidota bacterium includes these protein-coding regions:
- a CDS encoding MGMT family protein — protein: MKNTIPASYKLIWQTVKQIPKGKVATYGQVAELSGLIKQARLVGYALHNLPDDTNILWHRVINWKGKISLPKNSKIYKSQRLFLKIESIIFNKDKIDFEKYGWLNSLNKKWRKL